AAGAACACACACGACGCTAGTTACCATTAGGCAGATTTACCATAGGGGGCCAGGTGAATACAGGCTATTCTCACTGGATAGGGTTTATAGGCCTGACACCCCTGACCCAACGCACTTCATGGAGTTTCACCAATTGGAGGGCATAATAGTGGGTAGGGGGGTTACCTTCAGGAATCTGTTAGGCTTCTTCACTGAGCTTGCGAATAGGCTTAGGCTTGGTAAGGTTTACTTTAAGCCAGCGTACTTCCCCTTCACTGAGCCAAGTGTTGAAGGCTACGTAAAGCATCCAAGGCTTGGCCAACTTGAGGTATTCCCAGGAGGCATGTTTAGACCTGAGGTGCTTAGGATAGTGGGCTTAAGTAACGATTATAAGGTTGCGGCTTGGGGTGTTGGCATAGATAGATTAGCAATGGTTGTTCTAGGCGTTGACGACATTAGAACCCTCTACACTAATAACGTTAAGGAAATAGACTCAATGAGGAACCCTATTGAGGTGATTTAAAATGCCAACTATTGAAGTCTCATTAAGGGACCTTGCCTCAATAGCACGAACGGATTTAACACTTGATAAACTTAAGGAGGTGGTGGAGGTCCTTAAGGGTGAGGTTACTGAGGTTAAGGGTGATTACGTATCCATTGAGCTTAATTACGATAGGCCAGACTTATTCTCAGCGGAGGGGCTTGGGAGGGCTATAGGAATATACTTAGGTTCAAGAAGTTTACCGCAGTACAGCATTAATGGCCCAGTCACTAAGCTAGATGTAACCAAGGCACCGGCCTACAGGCCATACGCCTACATGGCCATCGTAAGGAACGTTGAGCTTAACGACGAGGCCATTAGGCAACTCTTTCAGCTTCAGGAAATTATGCACAGGGACTACGGTGGTGATAGGAGGCTAGTATCGATAGGCCTATATGACCTTGACACTGTTAAGCCACCCTTCAGTTACATTGCGGTTAAGGAAGCCTCCTATAGGCCGTTAGGTTACAGTGAATTCATGACGCTTACTGATGTACTTAAAGTAACCGAGAAAGGTAAAGCCTACTCAAGCTTAGTTAAGCCTGGGGAATACCCACTGCTCATTGATGGTGAGGGTAAGGTTCTTTCATTCCCACCAATACTCAACAGTGAGGAGACAAAGATAACTGAGACTACCAGGAACGTGTTGATTGATGTAACTGGTGTTGAACCTGAATTAATGAAACGCGTATTAAACATCATGGTTACTGCAGTGTCGGAGAGATCTAGAAGCCCTGTAATAGAGTCTATTGAGGCAACTGGGGTTAATAGTGAACTTACCCCAAGCCTTAAGTGGGTTAGAGTTAACGTTAAGTTAAGGGATATTGAGGATTTACTGGGTGTGAAGCTTGAACCCCCTGTGATTATTAATGTGCTAACTAGAATGGGGGTTAAGGCCTCAGACTTAGGTGACTCAATTGAGGTGTTTGCCCCACCCTATAGGATTGATGTCCATAGTTACGTTGACGTGGTTGAGGACATAGCCATCGGCCTTGGCTACAATAGCCTTGAACCAAACCTACCACCCCCAACGCACTTCGGTGTTAAGCACCCTGTAGAGCACCTGAGCAGTGTTATAAAGGACCTATTGCTAGGCATGGGGCTACAGGAGGTGGTTAACTTTAATTTAATTAGTGATGAAGTTATGAGGATCATTGGCTTTATTAACTTCGTTAAGTTAAGCAACCCTAAGATTAAGGACTACTCGGCGCTTCGCAATTCACTAATACCTTCACTGCTCCTAACAGCTAAAGTTAACCAAAGACTTGTTGGTAGACTAGAGGTCTTCGAGGTGGGTGATGTAGTTGAGTTGAAGAATGATACAGCCGTCACCAGTAGGAGGGTTGGTATACTGCTCATGGGTGATGGATACACGTTAACTGATGGATTATCAGTATTTAAGTCACTTCTTAAGGCACTAGGAATAACAACCAGCCTACGTAGATGCAGTAGTAGACCCTTTATACCTGTACGCGCAGTGGAGGTGCTAGTGAATGATACAGGAATTGGGTGCATTGGTGAAGTCGACCCTGAAATTCTAGTTAATCTAGGTATAGAGAAACCTACTGTTATCGGTGAATTAAACGTAGACTTAATACTAAGCATACTTAAAAGCCTTCAGCAGAGTTAAGACTCATGGTACTGGTTATTGGCCATAGGGGAGCTAGGTGCTGCGCTCCAGAGAACACAATACCATCATTTAAACTAGCAATTGAGACTGGTGTAAATGGGGTTGAGTTAGATGTGCATATGACTAAAGATGGGGAAGTGGTCGTAATTCATGACGATACATTAGACAGGACTACCACAGGGTCAGGTTACGTTAAGGACTACACACTTAATGAGATAAGGAACTTTGATGCTGGGGTTAAGTTTGGCTTAGAGTGGCGTGGGGTTAAGATACCAACCCTCGATGAAGTTCTTAGTGAATTTAGAAACAGGACCAGTTATGTAATTGAACTTAAGCATGGTAGTGACGTGTACCCTGGCATTGAGGAGAAGGTGCTTAACTTAGTTAGAAAACATGATGTGAAGGTTAAGATCGTGTCCTTTGATTTCGATGCTCTTGAGAGGGTGAGGCAGTTTGATGACTCTGTGGAACTAGGGTTAATATTCGTAGGTAAAGCCAGGTGGTTCATTGACATTGCTAAGAGATTAAAGGCACAGTGGCTTCAAGCTGAATATAAGCTAATTAACGAAAATGATGTTAAGATTGTTCATAACGCTGGTTTAAAGATTGGTGCCTGGACGATTAATGATGCGGATACGGCCGTTAAATTATATAAAATGGGCATTGATGAAGTAACCACAGATAATCCAAGCCTAATAATAGGAAGCCTTAAACGCCATAAGTAGCCAATTAATGCAAACTTAAATGACTGGAAATGTTTTTAAATTTAACCATGGCTTTAATCAAGTGTCTGTTCGTGATGAGTTTTTGCGTTTGTTGAGGGAGGATGAGGTTTTTAGGCTTGCTGTTTTGGGTTATTTGGGTATTTCTGATGTTCAGTCTTCTGTTAGGGAGTTGGTTAATGTTGTTAATGATCTTGCTAGGAATCAGTTAAGCATGATTAATACACTTAATAAGGTGATAAGCATAATGCAGAGGGGTATTAGTATTGAGACTAAGCCAACGCA
The sequence above is a segment of the Caldivirga sp. genome. Coding sequences within it:
- the pheT gene encoding phenylalanine--tRNA ligase subunit beta translates to MPTIEVSLRDLASIARTDLTLDKLKEVVEVLKGEVTEVKGDYVSIELNYDRPDLFSAEGLGRAIGIYLGSRSLPQYSINGPVTKLDVTKAPAYRPYAYMAIVRNVELNDEAIRQLFQLQEIMHRDYGGDRRLVSIGLYDLDTVKPPFSYIAVKEASYRPLGYSEFMTLTDVLKVTEKGKAYSSLVKPGEYPLLIDGEGKVLSFPPILNSEETKITETTRNVLIDVTGVEPELMKRVLNIMVTAVSERSRSPVIESIEATGVNSELTPSLKWVRVNVKLRDIEDLLGVKLEPPVIINVLTRMGVKASDLGDSIEVFAPPYRIDVHSYVDVVEDIAIGLGYNSLEPNLPPPTHFGVKHPVEHLSSVIKDLLLGMGLQEVVNFNLISDEVMRIIGFINFVKLSNPKIKDYSALRNSLIPSLLLTAKVNQRLVGRLEVFEVGDVVELKNDTAVTSRRVGILLMGDGYTLTDGLSVFKSLLKALGITTSLRRCSSRPFIPVRAVEVLVNDTGIGCIGEVDPEILVNLGIEKPTVIGELNVDLILSILKSLQQS
- a CDS encoding glycerophosphodiester phosphodiesterase family protein; this encodes MVLVIGHRGARCCAPENTIPSFKLAIETGVNGVELDVHMTKDGEVVVIHDDTLDRTTTGSGYVKDYTLNEIRNFDAGVKFGLEWRGVKIPTLDEVLSEFRNRTSYVIELKHGSDVYPGIEEKVLNLVRKHDVKVKIVSFDFDALERVRQFDDSVELGLIFVGKARWFIDIAKRLKAQWLQAEYKLINENDVKIVHNAGLKIGAWTINDADTAVKLYKMGIDEVTTDNPSLIIGSLKRHK